CACATCGATCTTGCGGAGAAGACCGGCGCAACAATATATGCCCCGAAGAACGGGAACTGCGAGTTCGAACACGTCGCCGTCGGTGAAGGCTCCACGTTCTCTATAGAAGACATCGAATTTCATGTCCTCGATACGCCCGGACACACGCCCGACTGCCTCGTATACCTTGTAAAGGATCTGTCGAGGGGAGACGAACCAGTGCTGGCATTCACCGGCGACACCCTGTTCGTCGGGGACGTAGGAAGACCCGACCTCTTCCCCGGTCGGGCGGAGGAGCTTGCCGGAAAACTCTACGATAACATAAACAACAAAATTGCAAAGATCCCGGGACACTGTATTGTCCTGCCTGCACACGGTGCAGGCTCCCTGTGCGGGAAGGCAATAGGAACGATGAAACTCTCGACAATCGGATATGAACTGAAATACAACAGGGAGATCCTGATAAAAGATAAAAAAGATTTCATAAGATCGCTTACAGTCGGAATGCCCCCGGCGCCGGATCATTTCGGCAGATGCAGCGAGATTAACAGAAAAGGGCCTGCCCCTGTTGAATCTCTCCCGGAGATCGTGCCGATGAAGCCCCCCGAATTCAGGGAGAAGATGAACGACGGAAAGACCATCGTCGTGAACACAAGGGACTATGCAGCATTCGGCGGCCACCACATCCCAGTAAGCTGGCACATAGATATGAGCGGAAACTTTTCGACATTTGCCGGCTGGGTCCTTCCCCCTGAAAAAGACATTCTCCTTGTAACGGACAATCCGCAGCAGGCGCAGGATGCTGTAATTATGCTCAGGAGAGTTGGGCTGGATCACGCCGTAGGGTACCTGGAGGGGGGAACTCATGCCTGGGTTGCGGCAGGTTACGAGA
The nucleotide sequence above comes from Methanolacinia paynteri. Encoded proteins:
- a CDS encoding rhodanese-like domain-containing protein → MLLRHFYVEKIAHSSYLIGGNKTCAIVDPARDVERYIDAAKEEELEITHVLETHLHADFISGHIDLAEKTGATIYAPKNGNCEFEHVAVGEGSTFSIEDIEFHVLDTPGHTPDCLVYLVKDLSRGDEPVLAFTGDTLFVGDVGRPDLFPGRAEELAGKLYDNINNKIAKIPGHCIVLPAHGAGSLCGKAIGTMKLSTIGYELKYNREILIKDKKDFIRSLTVGMPPAPDHFGRCSEINRKGPAPVESLPEIVPMKPPEFREKMNDGKTIVVNTRDYAAFGGHHIPVSWHIDMSGNFSTFAGWVLPPEKDILLVTDNPQQAQDAVIMLRRVGLDHAVGYLEGGTHAWVAAGYETEHVPQLSAKEVHEKLNGGGYTLLDVRTEDEYRVKHVPGAVNMLAMDLRTRYKELDPEEPLIAMCRTGRRSSLACSILKQYNFRNICNASGGITGYIAAGYLK